AGGGCTGGCACCGACCCGACGGCGGCTGGGACGAGAGCCGGATGGCGACCCTGCTGGCCTCCCACGCCGACCTCCTGGTCGTCGGCACGGCCGACAACCAGGGGCGGTTCTACGACCGCTTCGCCCACGTCGTGCTGCTGAGCGCGCCGGCCGAGGTCCTGCTCGCCCGGGTCGCGGCGCGGACCACCAACCCCTACGGGCGGACGCCGGAGCAACGGGCCGCGATCCTCGACCACCTCGAGACCGTGGAGCCGCTGCTGCGCGCGGGGGCGACGCTGGAGCTCGACGGCCGGCGCCCCGCGCCGGAGCTCGCGGACGTCGTCGAGGGCCTGCTGCGCGGTCGCCCGGCCGGACGCGGCTGACGCCGGGCGCGCGAGCCGCGGCACCCCGACCCGCTGACGGGTCCGGGCAGACGAACGGCGCGGCACCCGCAGGTGCCGCGCCGCCCGGGTGGTTCAGCGAGCGGTGACGGCGGACCCGAAGCGGTCCGAGCGCTCGGCGGCGCTCGGCGCACCGGTGATGCTCTGCGTGACCACCTGGTCACCGCTGATGGTGACCCCGTTCGTGGCCCCGCGGAACACCTGGACCGACCCGCCGTCGGGGGCCGCCCCGACGTTCTCGTTCGGCACCCCCACCGCGAGGTCGGCGTAGCCGGAGCCGACGAGGTTGGCCGAGGCCAGGGCCGCGCCGAACTGGTCGCCCTTCTCGGCGGCGGCGTCCGACCCGCGGTTGCTCTGGTGGATCAGCTTGTCGTCCGCGGTGCGCAGCCCCGGCGTCGAGCCCTCGAAGACGGCGACGGCGCCGGCGTCGGTCTGGCCGACGACGTTCTCCAGCGGCACGCCGACGGCGAGGTCGGCCTTGCCGGACCCGGCGAGGTTGGCCGCGGTCACGGAGTAGCCGAACAGGTCGCTCTTCTCGGACACGTCGGCCACGCCCCGGGTGTTCTGGCTGACCAGCTGGTCGCCGGAGGCGCTGACGCCGCCGGTGCCGCCGCGGAGCAGGTGCACGGCCCCCGCGTCGGAGATCGAGCCGACGTTCTCCCGCGGGACGCCGACGGCGAGGTCGGCCTTGCTGTTGCCGGCCAGGTCGGCCACGGCGAGCGACCAGCCGAAGCGGTCGCCCGTCTCGGCCTTGTCGGCCACGTTCTTGGTGTTCTGGCTGATCACCTGGTCACCGGCCGTGCTGAGGGCGCCCCCGGTGCCGCGCAGCACGTGGACCGCGCCCGCGTCGGCGACCCGGCCCACGTTCTCGTAGGGGATCCCGACGACGAGGTCGCGCTTGGTGCTGCCGGAGACGTCGCCCACCGCGAGCGCCTGACCGAAGTGGTCGCCGGTCTCGGCCACGTCGTTCGCGCCGGCGCTGTTCTGGTGCACCAGCTGGTCGTTGGTGGTGGTGACGCCGCTCCGGGAGCCGCGGAGCAGGTGGACGGCACCCGCGTCGCGGATCCGCCCCACGTCCTCCAACGGCACACCGACGGCGAGGTCCGCGATCGTGCTGCCGGCCACGTCGCCGACCGCGACCGCGCCGCCGAAGCGGTCACCGGCCTCGGCCACGTCCAGGGCCCCCGCGCTGTCCTGGGTCAGGAACTGGTTCCGGGTGGGCTGCAGGCCGGTCGAGGAGCCGTAGAAGACCTGGACCGCGCCGGCGTCGACGCGCGTGCCGACGTCCTCGAGCGGGACGCCGACGGCGAGGTCGCCGAAGCCGTCCCCGTTGAGGTCGCCCATGGCGACGGCGGAACCGAAGCGGTCGCCACGCTCGGCGGTGTCGGCCACCCCGTTGACGTTCTGGTGCAGCACCAGGCTGCGGGTGCCGCTGAGGCCCCCGGCGGCACCGTAGAAGACCTGGACGGCCCCGGCGTCGGCGGTGGTGCCGACGTCCTCGAGAGGGACGCCGACGGCGAGGTCGGCGTAGCCGTCGCCGTTGAAGTCGTTGGCGGCCGCGGGTGCCGCGGCAGCGGTCGGGGCGAGCGGACCGGGGGCCACCAGGGCCACCGCCGATCCGAGTCCCAGGCAGGCGAGCGCCGTCGCGCCGACCCTGCGTCGAAGTGCGGACATGGTGTTTCTCCCAGCAGGTCAGCCGGTGCACGCCCGTTCGGGCACCAGTCGCGGCCGACCGTAACAAGGTCTGCCGCCTCGTGGCGAGCGCCCGCCGGTCGGCCCGCCTGGCCGCGGTGACGAGCAGCACATAAGTGCGCGGCGGCGAGCGCTCCGTGCGGGGTCCGCCCCGTTCCCGGTGTCAGCGGCGTCTGCGAAGGTGAGCCACGTCACTCGATCGGTCGGGGGAGTCGACGACGCCTCGACCCGTTGCCCAGGAGGGCCCATGGACTCACCCCGCAGCCGAGGCCGCACCCGGCCGTTCCTCCGCCGGACGGCGGCGCTGGCCGCCGCCGCCCTGGCCGCCTCGCTGGCTCTGGCCGTGCCCACCGCCGACGGCGCGGTCGCGCGCGGCCGCAGCACCCAGGAGCCCGGCGTCACCGTCAGCCTGTGGGAGTGGAACTGGCCGTCGATCGCACGAGAGTGCACGGACGTGCTGGGCCCGGCCGGCTACGACGGCGTCCAGGTCGCGCCGCCGCAGAACTCGCTCAAGCGCACGGCGCTCGGCAACGGCTCCGACACGGTGCTGCACCCGTGGTGGGAGGTCTACCAGGCCGTCAGCTACGACCTCACCAGCCGGATGGGCACCGAGGCGCAGTTCAAGAAGATGGTGAAGGCCTGCCGCAAGGCGGGCGTGAAGGTCTACGTCGACGCGGTCATCAACCACACGACCGGCCAGGGGAGCACCTCCTACGGCGGGGTCGACTACCAGCCCTACACCTACGCGGGGACCTACGACAAGGGCGACTTCCACGCCCCGTCGGGTGAGTGCCCCTCCAGCGACGGCGGCATCCAGGACTTCAACGCCAAGGCGCAGGTGTGGAACTGCAACCTCGTCGGCCTGGAGGACCTGCGCACCGGGACCGACGACGTGCAGGCCGAGCTGGCCGGCTACCTCAACAAGCTGATCCGCTACGGCGTGTCCGGGTTCCGCGTGGACGCGGCCAAGCACATGCCGCAGCGGGACCTCGACGCCATCTACGCCCGACTGAACCGGACGGCGGACGGCGTCAGGCCCTACTGGGTGCTGGAGGTGCTGCCCGGGGGCCCCGGTGTCCTGCGGCCCGAGGCCTACCTGCGCTCCGGCGACGTGCTCGGCGTCGACGGCGCCCGGCAGATGCAGCAGGCGTTCAAGAGCTACACCGGCACCGGGAACGTCGGCAGCCTGTCCTCGCTCGAGGTCTTCGGCCCGGAGGCGGGGCTGACGCCGGGCGCGAAGACCCTCTCCTTCGTGACCAACCACGACAGCGAGCGCAACCGGAACGACTACCTGAGCTCCCAGGACGGCCCCACGTTCATCCTGGCGAACCAGTGGCTGCTGGCGCAGGGCTACGGGTCCCCGCAGGTGTACTCCAGCTTCACCTGGGAGCAGGCCGACGCCTCCCCGCCCGCGCGGCCCGACGGCCGGGTCACCGACACCGTCTGCGGCCAGGGCTGGACGTGCGACCACCGCAACCCGGGCATCGTCGCCATGGTGGGCTGGCACGACTACGTCGGGAAGGCGAAGCGGGCCAACTTCTGGTCCGACGACGCCAACGTCGTCGCGTTCAGCAAGGGCAACCGCGGCTGGGTCGCGCTGAACAACGGCGCGGCCGCGAAGCAGGTCCGCGTGCAGACCGGGCTCCCGGGCGGTCGCTACTGCGACGTGGTGGGTGGCGCTCCGAGCGCGGGTGCCTGCACGGGCACCGTCGTGACCGTCGGCAGCACCGGCTTCGCCACGGTCACCGTGCCGGCCAAGGGTGTCGTCGCGATCACCCGGGCGAGCCGCCGCTGACGGCCCGGGCGAGGGACGGCTCGCCCCGCGGGAGGGGCGAGCCGTCCCGCCGGATCAGCGGTCGAGGTCGACGGCCAGGTCGGTGACCGTGCCCCGGAACCAGCCCTGGCCCACGACGTCACCGGTGAGCAGGTCGACCCGGTACAGGCCGGAGCGGTGGCCGACGCTCAGCACGGCAAAGCCGGTGTTGGCGACGGTGGTGCCCCGCTCGACGGTGCTGCGGACGTCGAACCCGACGTCCGCCCCGGCGTCCACCCCGAGCTTGCCGGTGGCGGCCAGCGACCCGGAGTTGGCCGGGGACTGCAGCGCCACCTGGTCGAGCGCGGTGTCGAGGTCGAACAGCGACGTCGCCGTGTCCGCGGCCAGGTCGTTGTTCGTGTAGGCGGCCCCCGCGACGCCGGTCGCCGGCACCGCGAGGTAGTTGAGCGCGCCGTCGACGACCGTGGCCGCGCTGGGGGCGTCCCCGGTGCCGAAGGGCTGGCGCAGGTTCTGGCCGGTGTCGCTGACCACCCGCAGGGCGTTGGCGGCCGGGTTGAAGTCGACGCCGAACGACGTGCCCGAGGGGGTGACGCTGAGCCGGCCGGCCGCGGTCGCCTTCCCGGAGCGGGTGGACAGGGTGTAGATCCCGCCCCGGTCACCGACGCCGTACAGCTTGCCGTTCTGCACCCGCCGGTCGATCCCGACCAGCTTCGTGTCCCCGGCCAGCCCGCGCACCGGGCCGATCGAGCGGGCCTTCCCCGGGCGGTCGGTGTCGAACTTCACCAGCGCCGTGCCCCCGCGGGCGAGGCCGACCGCGTCCGGCCCGCCCGACCCGGTGGCGGCGGCGCTGAGCGGCACCCCCACGGCGGCGGCGGTGACGGCGGCGACGGCGATGGCAGCTCTGCGAATCCTCATCGGACAGTTCCTCTCGTGCGCCCGGACCCGGGCGGGGCGTCACCGGTGGCGACGCCGGTGTCTACGCGGCCGGGACGGCGGGCGTTGAACGTCGGGGCCGCGAGCCGCCCGCCCGCTCACCGCCGGGCTCCGAACTCCTGCTGAACGCCGGTGCTGGTGGCTGCGTAGCCACCCGGACGGGAACCGGAGCGGGAGGGGTGCGGTGCAGCGGGGTGGCGACCTCTCGGCCGACAGCGGGCTGCGCGCCGCCTACGCCGCTCACGGACGCGAGCTCTACCGGTTCGCGCTGCGCGGGCTCGGCGACCCCGGGCTGGCGCAGGACGCGGTCCAGGAGACGTTCCTGCGGGCCTGGCAGTCGGCGCACCGCTACGACCCGGCCCTGGCCAGCCTGCGCGTCTGGCTGTTCGCCATCGCGCGCAACGTGATGATCGACCTGCACCGGCGGCGCACCAAGGGTTCCTTCGCGCCCGTCGCGACCGACGGGGCGGCGGCGGAGGAGGAGCTGCGTCCGGCGGCGGACCCGACGGAGCAGGTGCTGGACCGCACCCTGGTCGTGCAGGCGCTGGGGCGGCTCAGCCCAGAACATCGAGAGGTGATCGTGGAGACCTACCTGCGGGGACGCAGCTACGACGAGCTGGCGACGACGAGCGGCGTGGCGGCGGGGACGCTGCGCAGCCGGGCGTTCTACGCGCTCAAGGCGCTCCGGGTCGCCATGGAGGAGATGGGGGTGTCGCTGTGACGGACCAGGACCGCACCGGCGGGCACCTCGGAGACGGTGGGCACGCCGCGCTCCGCGAGCTCCTGGGTGCGCACGTGCTCGGCCAGCTGGCCCCGGGGGAGCGCCAGCGGGTCGAGGTCCACCTGGCCGGCTGCGCGGACTGCCGCGCCGAGGTGGCGGCCCTCGAGCCCGTCGTCGCGGCGCTGCAGCAGCTGGACCCCAGCCTCGCCGACGCCGCCGACCCGCCCGCCGCGCTGGAGGGCGAGGTGATCGCGGCGGTCGGCGCCCGGCGGCGGGCCGCGGCCCGCCGGTCGGTGCGGCGGCGGGTGGCCGGGGCCGTCCTGGTGGCGGCGAGCGTGGCCGCGGCGTTCGGGGCGGGCGCCTGGTTCGCCGGGTCCCGGGACCAGCCACCCGTGATCGCCGTCGACCTGAGGCTCGACGCGCCGGGCCTCACCGCCGACGCCGGCCTGGTCCGGCACACCTGGGGCACCGAGCTGAAGCTCGAGGCCGCGGGGCTGGACCGCGGCCAGAGCTACGCCGTCACCTTCGTGCGCGACGACGGGTCGCGGGTGAGCGCGGGGAGCTTCCTCGGCACCGGCGCGGACGCGGTCCGGTGCAGCGTCAACGCCGCCGTCCCCGTCGACGAGACGCGCCAGCTCCTGGTGACCGACCCCGGCGGGACGGTCGTCATGGACGCAGACCTGGGCTGACCGTCGCCTGCTCCGTGCTCAGCAGCCTGGCGGTCAGCCGGTCACCGGGTCGGTGAGGGGGACGGTGACGGCGACGCCGTGCCGGCCAGCGGTGCGGTCACGACGGCCCCGACGAGCCCGGCGATCACGCGCTGGCCGG
The window above is part of the Friedmanniella luteola genome. Proteins encoded here:
- a CDS encoding alpha-amylase, whose amino-acid sequence is MDSPRSRGRTRPFLRRTAALAAAALAASLALAVPTADGAVARGRSTQEPGVTVSLWEWNWPSIARECTDVLGPAGYDGVQVAPPQNSLKRTALGNGSDTVLHPWWEVYQAVSYDLTSRMGTEAQFKKMVKACRKAGVKVYVDAVINHTTGQGSTSYGGVDYQPYTYAGTYDKGDFHAPSGECPSSDGGIQDFNAKAQVWNCNLVGLEDLRTGTDDVQAELAGYLNKLIRYGVSGFRVDAAKHMPQRDLDAIYARLNRTADGVRPYWVLEVLPGGPGVLRPEAYLRSGDVLGVDGARQMQQAFKSYTGTGNVGSLSSLEVFGPEAGLTPGAKTLSFVTNHDSERNRNDYLSSQDGPTFILANQWLLAQGYGSPQVYSSFTWEQADASPPARPDGRVTDTVCGQGWTCDHRNPGIVAMVGWHDYVGKAKRANFWSDDANVVAFSKGNRGWVALNNGAAAKQVRVQTGLPGGRYCDVVGGAPSAGACTGTVVTVGSTGFATVTVPAKGVVAITRASRR
- a CDS encoding DUF4394 domain-containing protein; the encoded protein is MRIRRAAIAVAAVTAAAVGVPLSAAATGSGGPDAVGLARGGTALVKFDTDRPGKARSIGPVRGLAGDTKLVGIDRRVQNGKLYGVGDRGGIYTLSTRSGKATAAGRLSVTPSGTSFGVDFNPAANALRVVSDTGQNLRQPFGTGDAPSAATVVDGALNYLAVPATGVAGAAYTNNDLAADTATSLFDLDTALDQVALQSPANSGSLAATGKLGVDAGADVGFDVRSTVERGTTVANTGFAVLSVGHRSGLYRVDLLTGDVVGQGWFRGTVTDLAVDLDR
- a CDS encoding AAA family ATPase produces the protein MPRVLLTGMSGTGKSTLRAEVERRGCRTVETDDEGWHRPDGGWDESRMATLLASHADLLVVGTADNQGRFYDRFAHVVLLSAPAEVLLARVAARTTNPYGRTPEQRAAILDHLETVEPLLRAGATLELDGRRPAPELADVVEGLLRGRPAGRG
- a CDS encoding anti-sigma factor family protein, which translates into the protein MTDQDRTGGHLGDGGHAALRELLGAHVLGQLAPGERQRVEVHLAGCADCRAEVAALEPVVAALQQLDPSLADAADPPAALEGEVIAAVGARRRAAARRSVRRRVAGAVLVAASVAAAFGAGAWFAGSRDQPPVIAVDLRLDAPGLTADAGLVRHTWGTELKLEAAGLDRGQSYAVTFVRDDGSRVSAGSFLGTGADAVRCSVNAAVPVDETRQLLVTDPGGTVVMDADLG
- a CDS encoding VCBS repeat-containing protein; amino-acid sequence: MSALRRRVGATALACLGLGSAVALVAPGPLAPTAAAAPAAANDFNGDGYADLAVGVPLEDVGTTADAGAVQVFYGAAGGLSGTRSLVLHQNVNGVADTAERGDRFGSAVAMGDLNGDGFGDLAVGVPLEDVGTRVDAGAVQVFYGSSTGLQPTRNQFLTQDSAGALDVAEAGDRFGGAVAVGDVAGSTIADLAVGVPLEDVGRIRDAGAVHLLRGSRSGVTTTNDQLVHQNSAGANDVAETGDHFGQALAVGDVSGSTKRDLVVGIPYENVGRVADAGAVHVLRGTGGALSTAGDQVISQNTKNVADKAETGDRFGWSLAVADLAGNSKADLAVGVPRENVGSISDAGAVHLLRGGTGGVSASGDQLVSQNTRGVADVSEKSDLFGYSVTAANLAGSGKADLAVGVPLENVVGQTDAGAVAVFEGSTPGLRTADDKLIHQSNRGSDAAAEKGDQFGAALASANLVGSGYADLAVGVPNENVGAAPDGGSVQVFRGATNGVTISGDQVVTQSITGAPSAAERSDRFGSAVTAR
- a CDS encoding sigma-70 family RNA polymerase sigma factor, whose translation is MQRGGDLSADSGLRAAYAAHGRELYRFALRGLGDPGLAQDAVQETFLRAWQSAHRYDPALASLRVWLFAIARNVMIDLHRRRTKGSFAPVATDGAAAEEELRPAADPTEQVLDRTLVVQALGRLSPEHREVIVETYLRGRSYDELATTSGVAAGTLRSRAFYALKALRVAMEEMGVSL